A stretch of the Balneola vulgaris DSM 17893 genome encodes the following:
- a CDS encoding DUF1761 domain-containing protein produces MQNLKINHFAVWVVVILLHGLGFLWYGPLLGDYWMELEGLSMAMLEANPPGVGVWVTNTIAAVLPVYVLAWLFVKLHVDSWLRGLGYALLLQFAFSFISMMADNMFGFEPYALVWVEGGYNLVGAAITGIVLGGWSKKETVLD; encoded by the coding sequence ATGCAAAATTTGAAAATAAATCATTTTGCGGTTTGGGTTGTCGTAATTCTATTGCATGGTTTGGGGTTTTTATGGTATGGTCCTTTACTTGGGGATTACTGGATGGAACTAGAAGGGCTTTCAATGGCAATGTTGGAAGCAAATCCACCTGGTGTTGGAGTTTGGGTTACAAATACCATTGCTGCCGTATTACCAGTGTATGTACTGGCTTGGCTATTTGTTAAACTACATGTCGACTCTTGGCTTCGTGGACTTGGGTATGCCCTGCTTCTTCAATTTGCCTTCAGCTTTATCAGTATGATGGCAGATAATATGTTTGGCTTTGAACCTTATGCACTCGTTTGGGTTGAAGGCGGCTACAATTTAGTAGGCGCAGCAATTACAGGAATTGTTTTAGGAGGCTGGTCGAAAAAAGAAACTGTACTCGATTAG
- a CDS encoding VOC family protein: MQEYRVPGGTTIGHVHLKVSDLQQSLDFYCKLLGFEVMATYGDRAAFISAGGYHHHIGLNTWFSKNSEPPQNYKTGLFHVALLYPTRKDLAIICKRILDANYPITGSADHGVSEAIYINDPDENGIELYWDRPQNQWKYLEDGSVEMLTNELKITDLLKELDE, from the coding sequence ATGCAAGAGTATAGGGTTCCAGGTGGTACTACTATTGGCCATGTCCACCTAAAGGTTTCAGACTTGCAGCAATCACTGGATTTCTATTGCAAACTTCTAGGCTTCGAGGTAATGGCTACTTATGGAGATAGAGCCGCTTTTATTTCAGCAGGTGGATATCATCATCATATTGGGTTAAACACTTGGTTTAGTAAAAACAGTGAACCACCACAAAATTATAAAACGGGATTATTTCATGTGGCACTGCTATACCCAACTCGAAAAGATCTAGCCATCATTTGTAAACGCATACTTGATGCGAACTACCCCATCACAGGCTCTGCCGATCATGGAGTATCTGAGGCCATTTACATAAACGACCCTGATGAAAATGGTATCGAACTCTACTGGGATAGACCGCAAAATCAATGGAAATATTTGGAAGATGGCTCCGTAGAGATGCTCACAAATGAACTGAAAATTACCGACCTATTAAAGGAGCTAGACGAATAA
- a CDS encoding M20/M25/M40 family metallo-hydrolase, translated as MVMFSGYATAQDTETMVDRIVKEGTENSQLERLAHELLDVIGPRLVGTPQMLKASDWAIETFQEWGIDAERQNFGEWRGWERGITHVDLTYPRTVTLEGMLLAWSPGTKKGGKEGEVVTIPSVSNEAEFKTWLKSVKGKYVLVSMPQPTGRPDYNWEKWGTEESIKKMREERNKASQEWRERINATGFNSRTIIEALEDAGAIGIIQSRWSGGFGVNKIFSARTKEIPTVDLSLEDYGLLYRLADYGDKPRIKVNATSKELGKVETFNTIAEIKGTEKPNEYIILSAHYDSWDGGTGATDNGTGSITMMEAARILKKVYPNPKRTIIVGLWGSEEQGLNGSRAFVEDNPEIVENLQALFNQDNGTGRVVNISGQGFLHAYDFLGRWLAAVPRDITRHIETRFPGTPGGGGSDYASFVAVGAPAFSLSSLSWDYGSYTWHTNRDTYDKIVFDDVRNNAILTAILTYMASEDPERTSREKAVLPISPRTGKQMTWPTPRKANRNGGN; from the coding sequence ATGGTGATGTTCAGTGGCTATGCTACTGCACAAGACACCGAAACAATGGTTGACCGGATTGTAAAAGAAGGCACCGAAAACTCACAACTTGAGCGCTTAGCTCACGAACTATTAGATGTAATTGGGCCACGTTTAGTGGGTACCCCACAAATGCTTAAAGCTAGCGATTGGGCTATCGAGACTTTCCAAGAATGGGGTATTGATGCAGAGCGCCAGAATTTTGGCGAATGGCGTGGTTGGGAGCGTGGTATTACACACGTTGATTTAACCTACCCACGAACAGTTACTTTAGAAGGCATGCTATTGGCTTGGAGCCCTGGCACTAAAAAAGGTGGCAAAGAAGGCGAAGTTGTAACCATTCCTTCCGTAAGCAACGAAGCTGAGTTCAAAACTTGGTTGAAATCTGTAAAAGGTAAATATGTATTAGTATCTATGCCTCAACCAACAGGCCGCCCTGATTATAACTGGGAAAAATGGGGAACGGAAGAATCGATCAAGAAAATGCGTGAAGAGCGTAATAAAGCTTCTCAAGAATGGAGAGAGCGAATCAATGCTACAGGCTTCAATAGCCGTACTATCATCGAAGCTCTTGAAGATGCTGGTGCTATCGGAATCATTCAGTCTAGATGGTCGGGTGGTTTTGGTGTGAACAAAATCTTCAGTGCTAGAACAAAAGAAATTCCTACTGTTGATCTTTCCTTAGAAGACTACGGCTTACTTTACCGCTTAGCGGATTACGGTGACAAGCCTCGCATTAAAGTGAATGCGACTTCAAAAGAATTAGGTAAAGTTGAAACCTTCAACACTATTGCTGAAATCAAAGGAACTGAAAAACCGAATGAGTATATCATTCTTTCTGCTCACTACGATTCTTGGGATGGCGGTACAGGTGCTACCGATAACGGTACAGGTTCTATCACCATGATGGAAGCTGCTCGTATTCTTAAGAAGGTGTATCCTAACCCTAAGCGTACTATCATTGTTGGACTTTGGGGTAGCGAAGAGCAAGGCCTTAATGGTTCTAGAGCATTCGTAGAAGACAATCCTGAGATCGTTGAGAACCTTCAAGCTCTATTCAACCAAGATAATGGTACTGGTCGTGTTGTAAACATTTCAGGTCAAGGTTTCCTTCATGCATATGACTTCCTAGGCCGTTGGTTAGCTGCTGTACCTCGTGATATCACTCGCCATATCGAAACTCGTTTTCCAGGCACACCTGGTGGCGGCGGTTCTGACTATGCGTCTTTTGTAGCTGTAGGTGCTCCTGCCTTCTCACTTAGCTCTCTAAGTTGGGATTACGGTTCGTACACATGGCATACTAACCGCGACACTTACGACAAAATCGTATTCGACGATGTTCGTAACAACGCAATTTTAACAGCTATTCTTACCTACATGGCAAGTGAAGATCCAGAGCGTACTTCACGTGAAAAAGCCGTTTTACCTATCAGTCCACGTACTGGTAAGCAAATGACTTGGCCGACTCCTCGCAAAGCGAATAGAAACGGTGGTAATTAA
- a CDS encoding DsrE family protein has product MKTIMKVKKVAFLIAFLMVTGSVYAQQGANPIIKNYGTIYEIENTVKPDPSINYKIVIDLKTLQRDKESLNGGLNNVARMINLHGLGGVSNDNLNVSVVIHGGATDVVLNNDTYKLKYEFDNPNIPLIRELKEAGVKIYVCGQSLLARNYPIEEVNTEVEIGLSMLTVVTTHLHNGYHQMVFN; this is encoded by the coding sequence ATGAAGACAATAATGAAGGTTAAAAAAGTAGCGTTTTTAATAGCATTTCTAATGGTAACAGGGAGTGTTTATGCACAGCAAGGCGCCAACCCAATCATCAAGAATTATGGCACTATTTACGAAATTGAGAACACAGTAAAGCCAGATCCATCTATCAATTATAAAATTGTTATCGACCTTAAGACTCTGCAACGAGATAAAGAGAGCTTGAATGGAGGCCTAAATAATGTTGCTCGAATGATCAACCTACATGGTTTGGGTGGGGTGTCAAACGACAATCTAAATGTTTCTGTGGTTATCCATGGTGGAGCAACAGACGTGGTATTAAACAATGACACCTATAAATTGAAGTATGAATTTGATAACCCAAATATCCCATTGATTAGAGAATTAAAGGAAGCAGGAGTAAAAATTTATGTGTGTGGACAGTCTTTATTGGCAAGAAATTATCCTATCGAAGAGGTAAACACAGAAGTGGAAATAGGCTTATCAATGTTAACGGTAGTTACCACTCATCTGCACAATGGTTACCATCAAATGGTATTCAATTAA